The genomic DNA ACTCTTCGATTTCGGCAACGACGCCGGCGCCTACGGTGCGGCCGCCCTCGCGGATGGCGAACCGTAGCTCCTTCTCCATCGCGATGGGGGTGATGAGCTCCACCTTCATCGTCACGCTGTCTCCCGGCATCACCATGTCCACGCCCTCCGGGAGGTGGACCGTTCCCGTCACGTCCGTCGTCCGGAAGTAGAACTGCGGCCGGTAC from bacterium includes the following:
- the tuf gene encoding elongation factor Tu (EF-Tu; promotes GTP-dependent binding of aminoacyl-tRNA to the A-site of ribosomes during protein biosynthesis; when the tRNA anticodon matches the mRNA codon, GTP hydrolysis results; the inactive EF-Tu-GDP leaves the ribosome and release of GDP is promoted by elongation factor Ts; many prokaryotes have two copies of the gene encoding EF-Tu), translating into YRPQFYFRTTDVTGTVHLPEGVDMVMPGDSVTMKVELITPIAMEKELRFAIREGGRTVGAGVVAEIEE